In Leptolyngbya sp. O-77, the genomic window TCCAGGTTGTCGGCTTCGTCGTCTACCACCATCAGCCGCAACTTGTTTCGCTCTACCGGGGATTTGTTTTGCACGGGTTGTTTTAGGTCGTATGCGATCGCCAAATCGCCATTCTCCAGGGTTCACGCTCTTACACCCAAAGTACCCAGAGGAAGGCGATCGCTATCAGAGGAGTGGCTGGCTCATTACAGTCTCTTCATCTTATTCTCCCACGCCGATCATCCGTCTACCTAGCTGACGCAGCCAGGCCCATACACGTCGGAAGCGGGAGGGCTTTTGGGGTTTGCAGGATTGGGCAAGGAGGGCGATCGCCCCGGTTGCATCGGGTGCAATGTCGATCACTTCGTACAGTCGATACTCGCCGCTCTTGCCAGGGAGCGAGACTTCGCACTGGCGGCCGAGGCTGATCAGCGGCTGCACCTGTTGATAGACAGCCTCGGAGACTAAGAGGCTGGTGCCCACGGCTTTGTTGGCAGCTTCAATCCGACTGGCCAGATTCACCGTATCGCCAATGGCGGTCATTTGCTGGCTCTTGGGCGAAGCGCCGACCGCGCCCACCACCACCGAGCCGTAGTGGATGCCAATGCCAATTTTTAGCTGACGCTGATACAGCGTTTCCAGGTAGATATTGAAGGCTTCCATCGCGGACTGCATTTCTATGGCGGCGCGGACGGCTCTTTCTGCGGGGCGATCGCGGTTGTTCCAGCCAAACAGCGCCATCAGCCCATCGCCCATGTAGTTGTTGATAATGCCGCCATAGCGCTCGATGATTTGCCCCATGCGGCTGAAATAGCGATTCAACACGTAAATCACGTCGTAGGCGGGCAGCGCTTCTGAAAACGCGGTAAAGCCCCGCAAATCAGCAAACAACACCGCCAGCATTTGTTCTTCGCCAATGGCGCGGCGCTGCCCAGCGAGCTGCTGTTCCACCAGCGACACGTCTTCGGCATCGACCACCAGCCGCCGCACCGTGACCTGGCCTTCGCCCAGAATCTGGGTCTGGCAGGCAAGGCGCATCTTGGGGTCAAAGCACAGCCGCTTTGCCAGGTTTTCTTCTGCGTCGTTGCGCGGCGAGCAGTATTCCAGCCCTTCCAAAACCCAGACGCGGCACGTCGA contains:
- a CDS encoding adenylate/guanylate cyclase domain-containing protein, with product MPLLYYLPDERYIEIEETDTILTSSLYAGIPHTHVCGGSARCSTCRVWVLEGLEYCSPRNDAEENLAKRLCFDPKMRLACQTQILGEGQVTVRRLVVDAEDVSLVEQQLAGQRRAIGEEQMLAVLFADLRGFTAFSEALPAYDVIYVLNRYFSRMGQIIERYGGIINNYMGDGLMALFGWNNRDRPAERAVRAAIEMQSAMEAFNIYLETLYQRQLKIGIGIHYGSVVVGAVGASPKSQQMTAIGDTVNLASRIEAANKAVGTSLLVSEAVYQQVQPLISLGRQCEVSLPGKSGEYRLYEVIDIAPDATGAIALLAQSCKPQKPSRFRRVWAWLRQLGRRMIGVGE